Proteins encoded within one genomic window of Brachybacterium muris:
- a CDS encoding thermonuclease family protein: MGASTGGLTGWKKVSAMGLVSVLAIAVGVNVLADDDNRGEVVRVVDGDTLIAEVAGQELTIRLLNIDTPETKHPDHPVQCLGPEATAFLTERLPAGTEIELEYDEEREDRYGRTLAGVVESDSLVNAEIAAAGLGVPVLFEPNDRFLREVTEASEDARENARGLFSPTIDCTIPAQVASLTSALDGIPTGVDGDPATPLVAAEELVADVDALALGLEAEGLPGLGHAVMLGSGMDRFLSETRREVRDLGRGAESTRDTLRGEKKAYDEEQERLREEREQREREEREQREREEREQREREEREEREREERERQGQERPKAKAPAPKSSGSTSQSSGKKSSSARSGAKSGSSGSSSGSSGKKSGGSGNSSGGGSDSGKGGKKSGGSGSGSGGKKSGSGCTPYGPEIPYSDDGGYTGKRYGMPGGKTFRKCS; the protein is encoded by the coding sequence ATGGGTGCGTCCACGGGCGGGCTGACCGGCTGGAAGAAGGTCTCCGCGATGGGCTTGGTGAGTGTGCTCGCCATCGCGGTCGGTGTGAATGTGCTCGCCGACGACGACAACCGCGGGGAAGTGGTCCGTGTGGTCGACGGCGACACCCTGATCGCCGAGGTCGCTGGGCAGGAGCTCACGATCCGGCTGCTGAACATCGACACCCCGGAGACCAAGCATCCCGACCATCCGGTGCAGTGCCTGGGCCCGGAGGCCACGGCCTTCCTCACCGAGAGGCTGCCTGCGGGCACCGAGATCGAGCTGGAGTACGACGAGGAGCGCGAGGACCGCTACGGGCGCACCCTGGCCGGTGTCGTCGAATCGGACTCCCTGGTCAACGCGGAGATCGCTGCTGCGGGGCTCGGCGTCCCGGTGCTGTTCGAACCCAACGACAGGTTCCTTCGTGAGGTCACCGAGGCATCCGAGGACGCGCGCGAGAACGCCCGGGGCCTGTTTTCGCCGACGATCGACTGCACCATCCCGGCCCAGGTGGCATCGCTGACCTCCGCGCTGGACGGGATCCCCACGGGGGTCGACGGCGATCCGGCGACCCCGCTGGTGGCGGCAGAAGAACTCGTGGCGGATGTGGACGCCCTGGCTCTCGGTCTGGAGGCGGAGGGGCTGCCCGGTCTCGGCCATGCCGTCATGCTCGGCTCTGGGATGGACCGGTTCCTCTCCGAGACGCGCCGTGAGGTGCGCGACCTGGGACGGGGTGCTGAGTCCACGCGGGACACCCTTCGTGGTGAGAAGAAGGCGTACGACGAGGAGCAGGAGCGGCTCCGCGAGGAACGTGAGCAGCGCGAACGCGAAGAGCGGGAGCAGCGCGAACGTGAGGAGCGGGAGCAGCGCGAACGTGAGGAACGCGAGGAGCGCGAACGGGAAGAACGGGAGCGCCAGGGGCAGGAGCGTCCCAAGGCGAAGGCCCCCGCCCCGAAGTCGTCCGGCTCGACCTCCCAGAGCTCCGGGAAGAAGTCATCGAGCGCGAGGTCGGGTGCGAAGAGCGGCTCGTCAGGCTCCTCGTCCGGCTCCAGCGGGAAGAAGTCCGGTGGGTCCGGCAATAGTTCCGGAGGTGGGTCCGACTCCGGGAAGGGTGGGAAGAAGTCCGGTGGGTCTGGCAGCGGTTCCGGGGGCAAGAAGTCCGGGTCCGGCTGCACGCCCTACGGCCCGGAGATCCCGTACTCCGACGACGGTGGGTACACCGGCAAGCGGTACGGAATGCCCGGTGGCAAGACGTTCCGGAAGTGCTCGTGA
- a CDS encoding ornithine cyclodeaminase, with product MIHLRDDQVRELLPSPADAVELLRDTLLALADGSASVTPKSQVVHEEGGFANAMPAAWPERGLLGIKWVTITPSNREHGKEMIDGLMVLSGADGSTRAIMDAAELTALRTAAVTGASLALDNRPIAFLGTGVQARSHARVIEALGRGPLSVWGRRAGALEDLVAWGREHTPGLEIRTTTDRADALAGAGVVISGLPIGLTGSDIQPGEVAADATLLPLDYASTAGAALARTGTVVADDPEQYEMLRPLKHGEDYPRATGATGDLLREGRPSGLVVAQNLGSGLGDVVLADAVVRNAEG from the coding sequence ATGATCCATCTTCGCGACGACCAGGTCCGTGAACTCCTGCCCTCCCCCGCCGATGCCGTGGAGCTGCTGCGCGACACCCTGCTGGCGCTGGCCGACGGCTCCGCCTCCGTGACCCCGAAGTCGCAGGTGGTGCACGAGGAGGGCGGTTTCGCCAACGCCATGCCGGCCGCCTGGCCGGAGCGCGGCCTGCTGGGCATCAAGTGGGTGACGATCACCCCCTCGAACCGTGAGCACGGCAAGGAGATGATCGACGGCCTGATGGTGCTGTCCGGGGCCGACGGCTCCACCCGCGCCATCATGGACGCCGCCGAGCTGACCGCCCTGCGCACCGCCGCCGTCACCGGCGCCTCCCTGGCGCTGGACAACCGCCCGATCGCCTTCCTGGGAACCGGGGTGCAGGCGCGCTCGCACGCCCGCGTCATCGAGGCACTGGGACGCGGCCCGCTCTCCGTGTGGGGGCGCCGGGCCGGGGCACTCGAGGACCTGGTGGCCTGGGGCCGTGAGCACACCCCCGGCCTGGAGATCCGCACCACCACCGACCGGGCCGACGCCCTCGCCGGGGCGGGTGTGGTGATCAGCGGCCTGCCGATCGGGCTGACCGGCAGTGACATCCAGCCCGGCGAGGTGGCCGCCGACGCCACCCTGCTGCCCCTGGACTACGCCTCCACCGCCGGGGCGGCCCTTGCCCGCACCGGCACGGTGGTGGCCGATGACCCCGAGCAGTACGAGATGCTGCGCCCCCTCAAGCACGGTGAGGACTACCCGCGCGCCACCGGCGCCACCGGTGACCTGCTGCGGGAGGGCAGGCCCTCGGGTCTGGTGGTGGCGCAGAACCTGGGCAGCGGCCTGGGTGACGTGGTGCTGGCCGATGCCGTGGTGCGCAACGCGGAGGGCTAG